One genomic window of Aquisalimonas sp. 2447 includes the following:
- a CDS encoding RNA-binding protein, which translates to MHRTIYVGNLPFSCTDDDVRALFGDHGEVYSVKLITDRDSGRPRGFGFVEMDADAASAAIAALNGLELQGRSLRINLARQRTGHRVRRPF; encoded by the coding sequence GTGCACAGGACAATCTATGTAGGCAACCTGCCGTTTTCATGTACGGACGACGATGTCCGCGCACTTTTCGGAGACCACGGCGAGGTATACTCGGTGAAACTCATCACCGACCGTGACAGCGGTCGGCCTCGCGGTTTCGGCTTCGTGGAGATGGATGCCGATGCTGCCAGCGCGGCCATCGCTGCGCTGAATGGCCTTGAACTGCAGGGGCGGAGTTTGCGTATCAACCTGGCCCGACAACGTACCGGCCATCGCGTGCGCCGCCCGTTCTGA
- a CDS encoding TetR/AcrR family transcriptional regulator codes for MSANTPSDTRSHSRRDQLLETATELFYRNGCHTTGIDKVLAEAGVAKMTLYKHFKSKDNLVLAACERFHEKVRDEFEEAVNEEGLSARQRLEAIFDFMDNWSRREEFWGCPSINLAVQYPEHDHPIHQAAKEHKEFRVQYVQKLAQEAGLANPEELARELTLLIEGVTVMVQVTGDHSMVHSARKAARALIAQAAGEV; via the coding sequence ATGAGCGCGAACACGCCCAGCGACACCCGTTCCCACTCCCGACGCGATCAGCTGCTAGAGACGGCCACGGAACTGTTCTACAGGAACGGTTGCCATACCACCGGTATCGACAAGGTGCTTGCGGAGGCAGGTGTCGCCAAGATGACCCTCTACAAGCACTTCAAGTCCAAGGACAACCTGGTTCTGGCCGCCTGTGAGCGATTTCACGAGAAGGTGCGCGATGAGTTCGAAGAGGCCGTTAACGAGGAAGGACTGAGCGCCCGCCAACGCCTTGAGGCCATCTTCGATTTCATGGACAACTGGTCCCGTCGCGAGGAGTTCTGGGGGTGTCCGTCCATCAACCTGGCGGTGCAGTATCCGGAGCACGATCACCCGATCCACCAGGCTGCCAAAGAGCACAAGGAGTTTCGGGTGCAGTACGTGCAGAAGCTTGCCCAGGAAGCCGGTCTGGCCAACCCCGAGGAACTCGCGCGAGAGCTGACTCTGCTGATCGAAGGGGTCACGGTGATGGTACAGGTGACCGGTGATCATTCCATGGTCCACAGCGCGCGCAAAGCGGCTCGTGCGCTGATCGCCCAGGCAGCCGGCGAAGTCTGA
- a CDS encoding M48 family metallopeptidase, translated as MYHLLSIRPACSRFLATALAVLMLAGCAVNPVTGDREFSLVSEEWELEVGDEHYPLMRQMEGGDYALDRELVEYVREVGQRVAAEADRDLPYEFTVLNSSVPNAWALPGGKIAINRGLLTEMESEAELAAVLGHEVVHAAARHGAQRQSRQVLMQGAVMAGGLAVGVATDRQEYAAVALLAGGLGAQLIGQRHSRDAEREADEFGMVYMHRAGYNPEAAVDLQETFVRISEGRDGGGFAQGLFASHPPSEERVRNNRRKLRELGAEGELGRERYQEKTATIRRLKPAYEAHDQGRRALRDDDLDRALEKAEEALAMESGEALFHALRGDALATRGDMREAERAYASALERDDGWFYHHLRRGMARESLGELAGARDDLRRSVELMPTAEAHYFLGNVERRDGNRDAALDHYRRAAQSDTETGRRARQALEEMGA; from the coding sequence ATGTATCACTTACTGTCAATACGTCCCGCCTGTAGCCGCTTCCTGGCGACCGCTCTGGCGGTGCTGATGCTGGCCGGGTGTGCGGTGAACCCCGTCACGGGTGATCGGGAGTTCAGCCTGGTCAGCGAGGAGTGGGAGCTGGAGGTCGGCGACGAGCATTATCCGCTGATGCGCCAGATGGAGGGGGGTGACTACGCCCTCGACCGGGAGTTGGTGGAATACGTCCGCGAGGTCGGACAGCGCGTTGCGGCGGAAGCAGACCGGGATCTGCCCTACGAGTTTACCGTGCTGAACAGCTCCGTGCCCAACGCCTGGGCACTGCCCGGGGGCAAAATCGCCATCAACCGTGGGCTGCTCACGGAGATGGAGTCAGAGGCGGAGCTGGCGGCCGTGCTCGGCCATGAAGTGGTGCACGCGGCGGCTCGGCACGGTGCCCAACGCCAGTCGCGTCAGGTGCTGATGCAGGGTGCTGTCATGGCCGGCGGTCTGGCCGTGGGTGTGGCCACGGACCGGCAGGAATATGCGGCGGTTGCGCTGCTGGCTGGTGGGCTCGGTGCGCAGCTCATCGGCCAGCGGCATTCCCGCGACGCCGAGCGCGAGGCCGACGAATTCGGCATGGTCTACATGCATCGTGCTGGCTACAACCCCGAGGCGGCCGTTGATCTTCAGGAGACATTCGTGCGCATTTCCGAGGGGCGCGATGGTGGCGGCTTCGCTCAGGGGCTGTTTGCTTCTCACCCGCCAAGCGAAGAGCGCGTACGCAACAATCGGCGTAAACTCCGCGAGCTGGGTGCGGAAGGGGAGCTCGGGCGCGAGCGCTACCAGGAGAAGACGGCGACGATCCGGCGACTCAAGCCTGCCTACGAAGCCCATGATCAGGGCCGCCGCGCGCTACGGGACGACGACTTGGATCGGGCTCTGGAGAAGGCTGAAGAGGCCCTTGCGATGGAGTCCGGCGAGGCCTTGTTCCACGCCCTGCGGGGGGATGCGCTTGCCACGCGCGGCGACATGCGTGAGGCCGAGCGGGCCTACGCAAGCGCGCTGGAGCGTGACGACGGCTGGTTCTACCACCATCTGCGCCGGGGTATGGCGCGGGAATCCCTCGGCGAGCTGGCGGGGGCACGTGATGACCTTCGCCGCAGCGTCGAGCTCATGCCCACCGCCGAGGCCCACTACTTTCTGGGCAATGTCGAGCGGCGGGACGGCAATCGGGATGCGGCACTGGACCATTACCGACGGGCGGCCCAGTCCGACACTGAAACGGGGCGGCGTGCCCGTCAGGCCCTTGAAGAAATGGGCGCGTAA
- the secF gene encoding protein translocase subunit SecF — MWLFNKTPSIDFMRHRRLAAVVSVVLLGLAIAVVAVRGLNFGIDFTGGTVVEVGFPEAVDLTQVRQTLDDGGYDGAIVQHFGTARDVMIRLAPQEDQEEAEELSNRVLQTLDAEFPDVELRRVEFVGPQIGEELTEQGALAMLGALGCILLYVAFRFEYRFAAGSVAALVHDMVLVFGILSLFQISFDLSVLAAMLAVVGYSLNDTIVVFDRIRENFVRMRKGTTEDVMNTSINQTLSRTLVTSFTTLLVVLSLYFLGGEVISGFAFTLFVGVLVGTYSSIFVASASALAMGVTKYDLQPPAKEGVDEEGEEGGADQTGARP, encoded by the coding sequence ATGTGGCTATTCAATAAGACGCCCAGCATCGATTTCATGCGCCATCGCCGCCTCGCAGCGGTGGTGTCGGTGGTGTTGCTGGGGCTTGCCATTGCCGTCGTGGCGGTTCGCGGACTGAACTTCGGCATCGACTTCACCGGCGGTACGGTGGTGGAAGTGGGCTTCCCGGAAGCCGTGGACCTGACCCAGGTGCGTCAGACCCTGGACGACGGCGGGTATGACGGCGCCATCGTCCAGCATTTCGGTACGGCCCGGGATGTGATGATTCGCCTGGCGCCCCAGGAAGATCAGGAAGAGGCCGAGGAGCTCAGTAATCGCGTCCTGCAGACACTGGACGCGGAATTCCCGGACGTGGAACTGCGGCGTGTGGAGTTCGTTGGGCCGCAGATCGGCGAGGAACTGACAGAGCAGGGTGCTCTGGCGATGCTGGGTGCCCTTGGCTGTATCCTGCTCTATGTTGCATTCCGCTTCGAGTACCGTTTCGCCGCGGGTTCCGTTGCCGCCCTGGTGCACGACATGGTTCTGGTGTTCGGTATCCTGTCGCTGTTCCAGATCTCCTTCGATCTGAGTGTCCTGGCCGCAATGCTGGCCGTGGTCGGTTACTCGCTGAACGACACCATCGTGGTGTTCGACCGGATCCGCGAGAATTTCGTGCGAATGCGCAAGGGCACCACCGAGGACGTGATGAATACGTCCATCAACCAGACGCTGTCGCGGACGTTGGTGACCTCTTTCACGACGCTGCTGGTGGTGCTGTCGCTTTATTTCCTCGGCGGCGAGGTGATTTCCGGTTTCGCGTTCACCCTGTTCGTTGGCGTGCTTGTCGGAACCTATTCTTCCATCTTCGTGGCGAGTGCATCGGCCCTGGCCATGGGCGTGACCAAGTACGACCTGCAGCCGCCGGCCAAGGAAGGCGTCGACGAGGAAGGCGAGGAGGGTGGTGCGGACCAGACGGGGGCGCGTCCGTAA
- the cysE gene encoding serine O-acetyltransferase, giving the protein MFKRIREDIRCVTERDPAARNAFEVLTCYPGLHALLWHRLCHRLWHWRLRWLARFISVFARWTTGIEIHPGARIGRRFFIDHGMGVVIGETAEIGDDCTIYHGVTLGGTSLEQGKRHPSLEDDVVIGAGAKVLGPVTVASGARVGSNAVVVKDVPEGATMIGIPARMAGQRPEEKTPQRQATARKIGFDAYGTTDMPDPVSQAINSILDHIYVTDERLVEMCRSIHELGGSLPDARIPDLDCSKFENGGSESRDQGATTATADDEAAGEQSR; this is encoded by the coding sequence ATGTTCAAACGTATTCGAGAGGACATCCGGTGCGTCACCGAACGCGATCCGGCCGCGCGTAATGCCTTCGAGGTTCTGACCTGCTACCCGGGTCTGCATGCCCTGCTGTGGCACCGGCTGTGCCACCGGCTGTGGCACTGGCGGCTGCGATGGCTAGCGCGGTTCATCTCGGTGTTCGCCCGCTGGACCACTGGCATCGAGATTCACCCCGGTGCGCGGATCGGGCGGCGGTTCTTCATTGACCACGGCATGGGAGTGGTCATCGGCGAGACCGCCGAGATCGGTGATGATTGCACGATCTATCACGGCGTCACCCTGGGAGGCACCAGCCTGGAGCAGGGCAAGCGCCATCCGAGCCTGGAGGACGACGTGGTCATCGGCGCCGGCGCCAAGGTGCTGGGGCCGGTTACCGTGGCCAGCGGGGCTCGGGTCGGCTCCAATGCGGTGGTGGTCAAGGACGTGCCGGAGGGTGCCACCATGATCGGGATTCCGGCCCGCATGGCCGGCCAGAGGCCGGAGGAGAAGACCCCGCAGCGCCAGGCCACGGCGCGGAAGATCGGCTTCGACGCCTACGGCACCACCGACATGCCCGATCCGGTGAGTCAGGCCATCAATTCCATTCTTGACCATATTTACGTGACCGACGAGCGCCTCGTGGAAATGTGCCGGTCCATCCACGAACTGGGCGGCTCGCTGCCGGATGCGCGGATTCCGGATCTGGACTGCAGCAAGTTCGAGAATGGTGGTAGCGAGAGCCGGGACCAGGGTGCGACCACCGCCACAGCAGATGACGAGGCGGCGGGTGAACAGTCCCGCTGA
- a CDS encoding inositol monophosphatase family protein, which translates to MNPMLNTAVRAARSAGNVIVRSLDRLDRIKVEAKGLNDYVSDVDRAAEQEIIGTLRHAYPDHEFLGEEGGSQGSSEYVWIIDPLDGTTNFLYGLPHFAVSIALQHRGKLQVGVIYDPVRQELFTATRGNGATLDGHKIRVRTHKSIEGRLLATGFPFRLPQHMDAYLGQFQAVLKRAGDLRRAGSAALDLAYVAAGRLDGYWELGLKPWDIAAGALLVREAGGVVGDFNGDENYMGSGNVVAGNPKLFHDLLSAIRPHCNAALLKRA; encoded by the coding sequence ATGAATCCGATGCTCAACACCGCCGTGCGCGCCGCGCGCAGCGCCGGCAACGTCATTGTCCGCTCCCTGGATCGCCTGGACAGGATCAAGGTCGAGGCAAAAGGGCTCAACGACTACGTCAGTGACGTGGACCGTGCGGCCGAACAGGAGATCATCGGCACACTGCGCCACGCCTACCCGGACCACGAATTCCTGGGCGAGGAAGGGGGCAGTCAGGGCAGTTCAGAGTATGTCTGGATCATCGACCCGCTGGACGGCACCACCAACTTCCTCTACGGCCTGCCCCACTTCGCCGTCTCCATCGCGCTGCAGCACCGCGGCAAGCTGCAGGTAGGCGTCATCTACGACCCGGTGCGCCAGGAACTGTTCACCGCCACCCGCGGCAACGGCGCCACCCTAGATGGCCACAAGATCCGTGTACGCACCCACAAGAGCATTGAAGGTCGCCTGCTGGCCACGGGTTTCCCGTTCCGGCTGCCGCAGCACATGGACGCCTACCTGGGGCAGTTCCAGGCGGTACTCAAGCGTGCCGGCGACCTGCGTCGCGCCGGCTCCGCCGCGCTTGACCTGGCGTATGTCGCCGCCGGACGGCTGGACGGCTACTGGGAGCTCGGCCTGAAACCCTGGGATATCGCTGCCGGCGCCCTGCTGGTACGCGAGGCCGGCGGCGTGGTCGGGGATTTCAACGGCGACGAGAACTACATGGGCAGCGGCAACGTGGTCGCCGGCAACCCCAAACTGTTCCATGACCTGCTGAGCGCAATCCGGCCACACTGCAATGCGGCACTGCTGAAACGGGCCTGA
- a CDS encoding RNA methyltransferase translates to MRAEHVRIVLVEPSLGANVGAAARAMKTMGLQRLDLVTPRQFPHPDATAMASGADDVLEHARVHASLDDALVGATRVVGLSARQRSLSCPVEDPRAAAAPLLAEAEQHPVAILFGRERTGLTNEEIDRCHRLVHIPANPEYSSLNIAASVQVMAYELRMASLAGVPVAQPNSEWPPATADDMERLYEHLERVLHRIDFLDPSNPRALMRRLRLFFGRAEPDHNEMQILRGILAHVEKSLPRDASRE, encoded by the coding sequence ATGCGTGCAGAGCACGTCCGTATCGTGCTGGTGGAACCCTCGCTGGGTGCCAACGTGGGCGCCGCGGCGCGGGCGATGAAGACCATGGGGCTGCAGCGCCTCGATCTGGTCACCCCACGTCAGTTCCCGCATCCGGATGCCACCGCCATGGCCTCCGGCGCCGATGACGTGCTTGAACACGCCCGCGTGCACGCCTCCCTGGACGATGCCCTGGTCGGGGCCACCCGGGTGGTGGGGCTGTCCGCGCGGCAGCGGTCGCTGTCCTGCCCGGTGGAGGATCCTCGTGCAGCCGCGGCACCGCTGCTGGCCGAGGCGGAGCAACATCCGGTCGCCATCCTGTTCGGCCGCGAGCGCACCGGACTGACCAACGAGGAGATCGACCGTTGCCATCGGCTGGTGCACATCCCCGCCAATCCCGAATACAGTTCCCTGAACATCGCCGCGTCGGTCCAGGTCATGGCCTATGAGTTGCGCATGGCGAGCCTGGCCGGCGTGCCGGTGGCGCAGCCGAACTCCGAGTGGCCCCCGGCCACCGCCGATGACATGGAACGGCTGTATGAGCACCTGGAGCGGGTGCTGCACCGGATCGATTTCCTTGATCCCTCCAATCCCCGTGCCCTGATGCGCCGTCTGCGACTGTTCTTCGGTCGCGCAGAGCCTGATCACAATGAAATGCAGATCCTCCGCGGCATTCTCGCGCACGTGGAGAAATCGCTACCGAGGGACGCCTCACGGGAATGA
- a CDS encoding TIGR00730 family Rossman fold protein, whose translation MKRVCVYCGSSPGRDDGYRELARSMGTALADRGLGLVYGGASVGLMGEVADAALTGGTEVMGVIPTVVQDREVAHTGLTQLICVNTMHERKTLMAERADAFVAMPGGLGTLEELFEVLTWAQLGMHAKPVGLLNGAGYFDGLIAFLDHCVAEELIQPRHRALLKVAADPATLLDQLAACGALE comes from the coding sequence ATGAAGCGCGTTTGTGTGTACTGCGGTTCCAGCCCAGGGCGTGATGATGGCTACAGGGAGCTGGCGCGGTCCATGGGCACCGCCCTGGCCGACCGCGGGCTCGGGTTGGTCTACGGCGGCGCCAGCGTCGGCCTCATGGGGGAAGTCGCGGATGCAGCGCTGACCGGAGGCACGGAGGTGATGGGCGTCATTCCCACCGTGGTCCAGGATCGCGAGGTGGCCCATACCGGGCTGACACAATTGATCTGCGTGAACACCATGCACGAGCGCAAGACCCTGATGGCCGAGCGTGCCGATGCGTTCGTCGCCATGCCTGGCGGTCTGGGAACGCTGGAAGAGCTGTTCGAGGTCCTTACCTGGGCGCAGCTGGGCATGCATGCCAAACCGGTGGGGTTGCTCAATGGAGCGGGGTACTTTGATGGGCTGATTGCGTTCCTGGATCATTGCGTCGCCGAGGAACTGATACAGCCGCGCCACCGCGCCCTGCTGAAGGTGGCCGCTGATCCTGCGACCCTGCTGGATCAGTTGGCGGCGTGCGGCGCTCTGGAGTAG
- a CDS encoding polysaccharide deacetylase family protein, whose amino-acid sequence MWKGFALAALLVAADLGAAQAGGWHAVGFMYHRFGEEQYSATNVTLEQFEAHLDYLEEEDYNVWPFERIVEHLENAESVPDRTVAITIDDAYRSVYEEAYPRLKERDLPYIVFVATDPVDDGLSGYMTWDQMREMQEESRATFANHSSTHDYLVRRGEDESDSDYRERLRDDINNAQERLEAELGEDHDIPKLFAYPYGEYNQIVAEVTEKLGYIGIGQHSGAIGAHSHKLALPRFPMAEAYASIEEFSEKARTKALPVKELEPWDPVATEEHNPPRMRATLADSDARLDQLSCFVGRQGQVDVEWVDRDARVFEVEPPESLSTGRTRYNCTAPSPERGRFYWFSQQWIVLPD is encoded by the coding sequence ATGTGGAAAGGATTTGCCCTGGCGGCGCTACTGGTGGCCGCGGACCTGGGAGCGGCACAGGCCGGCGGCTGGCACGCGGTGGGCTTCATGTATCACCGTTTCGGTGAAGAGCAGTACTCGGCCACCAACGTCACCCTGGAACAGTTCGAGGCGCATCTCGATTACCTGGAAGAGGAAGACTACAACGTCTGGCCCTTCGAGCGGATCGTGGAGCACCTGGAGAACGCCGAATCCGTCCCCGATCGCACGGTGGCCATCACTATCGACGACGCCTACCGCTCCGTTTACGAAGAGGCCTATCCCCGGCTGAAGGAGCGGGATCTTCCCTACATCGTGTTCGTGGCCACTGACCCGGTGGATGACGGTCTGTCCGGCTACATGACCTGGGATCAGATGCGCGAGATGCAGGAAGAGAGCCGCGCCACCTTCGCCAACCACTCGTCCACCCACGACTATCTGGTGCGCCGGGGCGAGGACGAGTCGGACAGCGACTACCGGGAGCGCCTGCGCGATGACATTAACAACGCGCAGGAGCGCCTGGAGGCGGAGTTGGGGGAGGACCACGACATCCCGAAACTATTCGCCTACCCCTACGGTGAGTACAACCAGATCGTCGCCGAGGTGACTGAAAAGCTCGGCTACATCGGCATCGGTCAGCACAGCGGCGCCATCGGCGCCCACAGCCACAAGCTTGCCCTGCCACGCTTCCCCATGGCAGAGGCTTACGCTTCCATTGAAGAATTCAGCGAAAAGGCGCGCACCAAGGCGCTGCCGGTGAAAGAACTGGAGCCCTGGGACCCGGTGGCCACGGAGGAGCACAACCCTCCGCGGATGCGGGCCACGCTGGCGGACAGCGATGCCCGCCTGGATCAACTCTCCTGCTTCGTGGGCCGCCAGGGGCAGGTTGACGTCGAATGGGTTGACCGGGACGCACGCGTGTTCGAGGTGGAACCGCCGGAATCCCTGTCAACGGGTCGCACCCGCTACAACTGCACGGCCCCCTCCCCCGAGCGAGGCCGCTTCTACTGGTTCAGCCAGCAGTGGATCGTGCTGCCGGACTGA
- a CDS encoding porin family protein, protein MHRHPAPHHPVIVTAVSALLAVMSTTQAVAEDRFYVGMDAMNWFYDEDGGEDFSSLGVRGRLGLQLTPQFSLETHLGASGTDRSSGERRELDWLYAVLARGDLPITRYTSLYGVMGIAGVEISGRDAAGDSFSESDSGVSIGLGLDFQVADGAHLNLDYIRYLDASDFDFSALSVGARWTF, encoded by the coding sequence ATGCACCGGCATCCCGCTCCGCATCACCCCGTCATTGTCACCGCGGTTAGCGCGCTACTGGCGGTGATGAGCACCACCCAGGCCGTCGCCGAGGACCGTTTCTACGTTGGCATGGACGCGATGAACTGGTTCTACGACGAGGATGGTGGAGAAGACTTTTCTTCCCTGGGCGTGCGTGGCCGCCTCGGGTTGCAGCTCACCCCGCAGTTCTCCCTGGAAACACATCTGGGTGCCAGTGGCACCGACCGCTCCAGCGGCGAACGCCGGGAACTCGACTGGCTCTATGCCGTTCTCGCCCGGGGGGATCTCCCCATCACTCGCTATACGTCGCTGTACGGTGTCATGGGCATTGCGGGCGTGGAGATCAGCGGCCGGGACGCCGCTGGCGACAGCTTCAGTGAAAGCGACTCCGGCGTCAGCATCGGCCTGGGCCTGGACTTCCAGGTGGCGGACGGCGCCCATCTCAACCTGGACTACATCCGCTACCTGGACGCCAGCGATTTCGATTTTTCCGCACTGAGCGTAGGCGCCCGCTGGACCTTCTGA
- the secD gene encoding protein translocase subunit SecD yields MNRYPLWKYMILIVAVVAGALYALPNLFGEDPAVQITPVRDAVELSEIESQALSALEDEGMDYVVSEVDGERVLIRFSSQDEQVRAADMLRATLGRDVTVALNLAPATPEWLRAINAAPMYLGLDLRGGVHFLMQVDMDAAVTNSLERYQTDFRRLLRDERIRYGAIEVGEDNRIVSRFRDAADRERAVELLRGEYTELDFSQEERDGQYWLEAAVPEEEMEEIRRFAVQQNVTTLRNRVNELGVAEPVIQQQGSDRIVVQLPGVQDTARAKEIIGTTATLEFRMVDEDHYPYRGEADDPAPPGTVKYPTRNPRYGDHVILEREVMLTGEYIIDASSGIDQETGGSEVNIRLSSAGGDIFNRATRENVGNRMAVVFIESRQETREEDGETVTERVRTEEVINVATIQEPLSNRFRITGLESSTAARDLALLLRAGALAAPIDIIEERTVGPSMGQENIERGFMAVVIGFALVVLFMAVYYRVFGLIANMALTLNLVFIVAILSLLQATLTLPGIAGIVLTVGMAVDANVLIFQRIREELAAGLSPQQAIHSGYAKALSTIADANITTLIAALVLFLFGTGPVQGFAVTLSIGILTSMFTAILGTRAVVNLIYGRRRRLTRLAI; encoded by the coding sequence ATGAATCGTTACCCGCTATGGAAGTACATGATCCTGATCGTGGCCGTCGTGGCCGGCGCGCTGTATGCCTTGCCGAATCTCTTCGGCGAGGATCCGGCGGTGCAGATCACCCCGGTGCGAGACGCCGTGGAGCTCTCCGAGATCGAGAGCCAGGCGCTGTCAGCGCTCGAAGACGAGGGCATGGATTATGTCGTCAGCGAGGTGGATGGCGAGCGGGTTCTGATTCGCTTCAGTAGTCAGGACGAGCAGGTGCGCGCCGCCGATATGCTGCGCGCGACCCTGGGCCGGGATGTGACGGTGGCCCTGAACCTGGCGCCGGCCACACCAGAGTGGCTGCGAGCCATCAACGCTGCGCCGATGTACCTGGGCCTGGACCTGCGTGGCGGCGTACATTTCCTTATGCAGGTGGACATGGATGCCGCGGTGACCAACAGCCTGGAGCGCTATCAAACGGACTTCCGCCGTCTGCTGCGCGACGAGCGCATCCGCTACGGCGCCATCGAGGTAGGCGAAGACAACCGCATCGTTTCGCGTTTCCGTGATGCCGCCGACCGTGAGCGGGCGGTGGAGTTGTTGCGCGGCGAATACACGGAACTCGATTTCAGCCAGGAAGAGCGAGACGGGCAGTACTGGCTGGAGGCCGCCGTCCCGGAAGAGGAAATGGAGGAGATCCGGCGCTTTGCGGTGCAGCAGAACGTAACCACGCTGCGCAACAGGGTGAACGAGCTGGGGGTGGCCGAGCCGGTGATTCAGCAGCAGGGTTCGGACCGGATCGTCGTCCAGTTGCCCGGGGTCCAGGATACCGCGCGGGCGAAGGAGATCATCGGTACCACCGCCACGCTGGAGTTCCGGATGGTGGACGAGGATCATTATCCGTATCGGGGCGAGGCCGATGACCCGGCACCTCCGGGCACGGTGAAGTACCCGACCCGGAATCCGCGCTACGGGGATCACGTGATTCTCGAGCGCGAGGTCATGCTCACCGGCGAGTACATCATCGATGCCTCCTCCGGGATCGATCAGGAAACGGGTGGATCGGAGGTGAATATCCGCCTCAGCTCCGCCGGGGGTGATATTTTCAACCGCGCCACGCGGGAGAACGTCGGCAATCGCATGGCCGTGGTGTTCATCGAGAGCCGTCAGGAGACCCGGGAGGAGGACGGCGAGACGGTGACGGAGCGTGTCCGCACCGAAGAAGTCATCAACGTGGCCACTATCCAGGAACCCTTGTCCAACCGGTTCCGCATTACCGGACTGGAGAGCAGTACCGCCGCCCGGGATCTTGCGCTGCTGCTCCGTGCCGGCGCACTGGCGGCGCCCATCGACATCATCGAGGAGCGCACCGTCGGCCCGAGCATGGGGCAGGAGAACATCGAGCGCGGTTTCATGGCGGTCGTGATCGGCTTCGCGCTGGTGGTCCTGTTCATGGCGGTCTATTACCGGGTGTTCGGCCTGATTGCCAATATGGCGCTGACACTGAACCTGGTTTTCATCGTTGCCATCCTGTCTCTGCTACAGGCGACCCTTACGCTGCCAGGTATCGCCGGCATCGTGCTCACGGTGGGTATGGCGGTGGATGCCAACGTGCTCATATTCCAGCGAATACGTGAAGAGCTCGCGGCAGGACTGTCGCCGCAGCAGGCGATCCACTCGGGTTATGCGAAGGCGCTGTCCACCATTGCGGACGCCAACATCACCACCCTCATCGCGGCACTGGTGCTGTTCCTGTTCGGTACCGGGCCAGTGCAGGGCTTCGCTGTGACACTGTCCATCGGCATTCTGACGTCCATGTTCACGGCAATCCTCGGCACCCGGGCCGTGGTGAATCTCATATACGGCCGCAGGCGGCGCCTGACGCGGCTGGCGATCTGA
- a CDS encoding Smr/MutS family protein, producing MARIKVDLHDVFNRGHLIDAALHDALRQAVDKRLPTVEIIHGRGKGQLKKRVLKFLEQPEVRSLYHRVEKDAKNPGRLFIHFRH from the coding sequence ATGGCCCGGATCAAGGTCGACCTGCATGACGTCTTCAATCGCGGGCATCTGATCGATGCAGCGTTGCACGACGCCCTGCGTCAGGCCGTGGATAAGCGGTTGCCAACGGTGGAGATCATCCATGGCCGCGGCAAGGGGCAGCTGAAGAAGCGGGTTCTCAAGTTTCTTGAACAACCCGAGGTCCGTTCCCTGTACCATCGGGTGGAAAAGGATGCGAAGAACCCGGGGCGGCTGTTCATTCACTTCCGGCATTGA